The sequence below is a genomic window from Phycisphaerae bacterium.
AGCAGGTGCGACGAGCTGACCGGTACTGGGTGGGGGGGCACAGCCGGGGAATCTTCGAGATCAGTTGGTTTCTCCGGGGCTTCGAGAACTTTCTGATGGACCTGACCGCCGAGCCGCAGTTCGCCAGCCAGGTCATGGACCGGGTCCAAGCGTATCTCTTCGAGCGGACGCAACGGATTCTCGAGGCCGGCGGCGGACGGATCGACATGATGGAGTACAACGACGACGTGGGCGGCCAGCAGGGCATGCTGATCTCGCCGAACGTCTGGCGCGAGCACCTTAAGCCGCGGATGCGGCGGTTCGCCGAGCTGTGCCGCGGGTTCGGGGCCAGGGTCCGCTACCATTCGTGCGGATCGATCCGGCCGATCATCGGCGATCTGATCGAAATCGGCGTGGACGTCCTGAACCCGGTTCAGCCGCACGCGCGGAACATGGACCCGCGCGACCTCAAACGCGAGTTTGCCGGGCGGATCACCCTCAACGGCGGGATCGACACCGAAGAGCTTCTGCCCCGGGCGTCGGCGGATCAGGTCCGCGATGAAGTAGGCCGGTTGATCGAGGCGTTGGGGCGAGGCGGAGGCTACATCCTCGCTCCCTCGCACGTCTTCCAGGGCGACGTGCCGATCGAAAACGTGCTGGCCGTCTACGAGGCGGCACTGGGGCGAAGGTTCTGATATCCCGGAGTAGGATTGATGCGGATCGCAACGATCGAACACGTGGCGTTCGAAGGGCCCGCGAGCGTGGCGGCGTGGGCGACGCAGCGAGGCCATTCGCTCTCGCGCACGCCGATCTTCCGGGATGGCGAGCGGTTGCCGACGCTGGGGGATTTCGACGCCCTGGTGGTGCTGGGCGGGCCGATGAACGTCTACGAGTTCGACAAGCATCCCTGGCTGAGGGCGGAGACCGAGCTGATCGGCGAGGCCATCGCAGCGGGCAGGATGGTGGTCGGCGTGTGCCTTGGTGCGCAGTTGATGTCAGTGGCGCTGGGCGGAAAGGTCACTCGCAACCACCATCACGAGATCGGCTGGTTCGACGTGAACCTGACCGCCGAAGGGCAGGCCCTGGCTGCGTTCGACGGCTTTCCCGCCGCGTTTCCCGCGTTCCACTGGCACGGCGATACGTTCGAGATCCCAGCCGGGGCGGTGCGCGCGGCATCCAGCGAGGCCTGCGTCAACCAAGCGTTCGTCTACGGCGACCGGGCGGTCGCCCTGCAATTCCACCTGGAATCGACGCCGCAGAGCGTGAACCTGCTGATCGAGAATTGTGCTGACGAACTGACGGAAGGGCGGTACATTCAAAGGCCCGAGCCGATGCGGTCAGACGACGGCCGCTTTGCCCGGATCAACCGCCTGATGACACGGCTTCTGGATAAC
It includes:
- a CDS encoding type 1 glutamine amidotransferase yields the protein MRIATIEHVAFEGPASVAAWATQRGHSLSRTPIFRDGERLPTLGDFDALVVLGGPMNVYEFDKHPWLRAETELIGEAIAAGRMVVGVCLGAQLMSVALGGKVTRNHHHEIGWFDVNLTAEGQALAAFDGFPAAFPAFHWHGDTFEIPAGAVRAASSEACVNQAFVYGDRAVALQFHLESTPQSVNLLIENCADELTEGRYIQRPEPMRSDDGRFARINRLMTRLLDNLEKQ